One stretch of Actinacidiphila sp. DG2A-62 DNA includes these proteins:
- the sigE gene encoding RNA polymerase sigma factor SigE, whose translation MVGALLDTTRADRGGAAAAGDRKALIRFRRSAGQPKSVTNTADDRSRDNGVSLESDDDAASSATATFAVDGDAQSWTPPSWEEIVSTHSARVYRLAYRLTGNQHDAEDLTQEVFVRVFRSLSTYTPGTFEGWLHRITTNLFLDMVRRRQRIRFDALGDDAAERLPSREPSPAQHFNDTHFDADVQQALDTLAPEFRAAVVLCDIEGLSYEEIAATLGVKLGTVRSRIHRGRSHLRKALEHRAPAVAARPVPAPALAATAPKPGLEGGRA comes from the coding sequence ATGGTAGGGGCTCTACTGGACACCACCAGAGCCGACAGGGGAGGTGCGGCTGCGGCCGGTGACCGGAAGGCGCTCATCCGCTTTCGCCGGTCGGCCGGACAGCCCAAATCCGTGACCAACACCGCTGACGACCGTTCACGCGACAACGGCGTGTCCCTCGAATCCGACGACGACGCCGCGAGCAGCGCCACCGCGACCTTCGCTGTCGACGGGGACGCCCAGTCGTGGACGCCTCCCTCCTGGGAGGAGATCGTCAGCACGCACAGTGCCCGGGTCTACCGGCTGGCCTACCGCCTGACCGGCAACCAGCACGACGCGGAGGACCTCACCCAGGAGGTCTTCGTGCGGGTCTTCCGATCCCTGTCCACCTACACGCCCGGCACGTTCGAGGGCTGGCTGCACCGCATCACGACCAATCTCTTCCTGGACATGGTGCGCCGCCGCCAGCGGATCCGCTTCGACGCCCTCGGGGACGACGCGGCCGAGCGGCTGCCCAGCCGCGAGCCGTCCCCCGCGCAGCACTTCAACGACACGCACTTCGACGCGGACGTCCAGCAGGCGCTGGACACCCTCGCCCCGGAGTTCCGTGCCGCCGTGGTGCTCTGCGACATCGAGGGGCTGTCGTACGAGGAGATCGCCGCGACCCTCGGCGTGAAGCTGGGCACGGTCCGCAGCCGCATCCACCGCGGCCGGTCCCACCTGCGCAAGGCTCTGGAACACCGGGCCCCGGCGGTCGCCGCTCGACCCGTCCCGGCCCCCGCACTCGCTGCCACCGCACCCAAACCTGGCCTGGAGGGCGGGAGAGCGTGA
- a CDS encoding anti-sigma factor translates to MSSSGSGEARPQRTQRSAPAEQHLGDRLAAFVDGELTDDSRDRVLAHLATCPQCKTAAAEQRRMKSVIAQSELPAISAGLLARLQGLPGMGADTGLPGGSGGPTLPGGPGGPTLPGGSGGPALPGGGPLRPAEADDDRAARHGPLDGGLLGSGPGLFGGSRRDDYSYLGPGRDLTAPAGSRSRGFRVHQAIRAITPVSPLAPAAGRGRPVGAGADTRGAHGATAVGASGTPGGSGAGSAPASRGRRFAFAAAGAFSMAAIAIGGALPMEAAVDGGAHPDDGPAVSPLGASTSTVSDTRGVTPRGMLDAEERAGRRTPAAAVPSTWPDAPRPQPYQAVVRSSPSSPYALSASSVVLH, encoded by the coding sequence GTGAGCAGCAGCGGTTCTGGCGAGGCGCGTCCCCAACGCACCCAGCGTTCTGCGCCCGCCGAGCAGCACCTCGGAGACCGGCTCGCCGCGTTCGTCGACGGCGAGCTGACCGACGACAGCCGTGACCGGGTGCTCGCCCATCTGGCGACGTGTCCGCAGTGCAAGACGGCCGCCGCCGAACAGCGGCGGATGAAGTCGGTCATCGCGCAGTCCGAGCTGCCGGCCATCTCGGCGGGGCTGCTGGCGCGGCTCCAGGGGCTGCCCGGCATGGGCGCGGACACCGGTCTGCCCGGCGGCTCCGGCGGTCCCACGCTCCCCGGCGGACCCGGCGGACCCACGCTCCCCGGCGGCTCCGGCGGACCCGCCCTGCCCGGCGGCGGTCCGCTCCGCCCGGCCGAGGCGGACGACGACCGGGCGGCCCGCCACGGTCCGCTCGACGGCGGCCTGCTCGGCTCGGGCCCCGGGCTGTTCGGCGGCAGCCGCCGGGACGACTACTCCTACCTCGGCCCGGGGCGCGACCTGACCGCGCCCGCGGGCTCCCGCTCCCGCGGCTTCCGCGTCCACCAGGCGATCCGCGCGATCACCCCGGTCAGCCCGCTGGCCCCGGCGGCCGGCCGCGGCCGGCCGGTGGGCGCGGGGGCCGACACGCGCGGCGCCCACGGCGCGACCGCGGTGGGCGCGTCCGGCACGCCGGGCGGCTCCGGCGCCGGGAGCGCGCCCGCCTCGCGCGGCCGCAGGTTCGCCTTCGCGGCGGCCGGCGCCTTCTCGATGGCGGCCATCGCCATCGGCGGCGCCCTGCCGATGGAGGCCGCGGTCGACGGCGGCGCCCACCCGGACGACGGCCCCGCGGTCAGCCCGCTGGGCGCCAGCACCAGCACGGTCTCCGACACCCGCGGCGTCACCCCGCGCGGCATGCTCGACGCGGAGGAGCGGGCCGGCCGCCGCACCCCGGCCGCCGCGGTCCCCTCGACCTGGCCCGACGCGCCCCGGCCGCAGCCCTACCAGGCGGTGGTCAGGTCCTCCCCGTCCTCCCCGTACGCGCTGTCCGCGTCCTCGGTGGTCCTGCACTGA
- a CDS encoding sec-independent translocase, with the protein MFFDIGPLELVALVVLAVLVFGPDKLPKVIQDTMAFIRKVRAFSDSAKEDIRRELGPEFKDFEFEDLNPKTFIRKNLMSDDDEYGLNELKELRDSFDLRKEMAEVADLRKDMAEVTDAVNGVEPATATGSSGARGASGSAGSATPDRLTKKDRLDPGEAPPFDADAT; encoded by the coding sequence GTGTTCTTCGACATAGGCCCGCTTGAGCTGGTCGCGCTCGTGGTCCTTGCCGTGCTCGTCTTCGGCCCCGACAAGCTGCCGAAGGTCATCCAGGACACGATGGCGTTCATCCGGAAGGTGCGCGCGTTCTCCGACAGCGCCAAGGAGGACATCCGCCGCGAGCTGGGGCCGGAGTTCAAGGACTTCGAGTTCGAGGACCTCAACCCCAAGACGTTCATCCGCAAGAACCTGATGAGCGACGACGATGAGTACGGCCTGAACGAGCTGAAGGAACTGCGCGACAGCTTCGACCTGCGCAAGGAGATGGCCGAGGTCGCCGACCTGCGCAAGGACATGGCCGAGGTCACCGACGCGGTGAACGGCGTGGAGCCGGCCACCGCGACCGGGTCCTCCGGCGCGCGCGGAGCGTCGGGGTCCGCGGGGTCCGCCACGCCCGACCGGCTGACGAAGAAGGACCGGCTGGACCCGGGCGAGGCGCCGCCCTTCGACGCCGACGCCACCTGA
- a CDS encoding Mrp/NBP35 family ATP-binding protein has product MATTTPPAGTKPTDEAVRAALATVDDPEIHRPITDLGMVKSVDIAEDGAVAVAVYLTVAGCPMRDEITGRVSTAVGRVPGVSSVRVTLDVMSDEQRRELASSLRGGQAEREIPFAKPGSLTRVYAVASGKGGVGKSSVTVNLAAAMAADGLKVGVVDADIYGHSVPRMLGADGRPTQVENMIMPPSANGVKVISIGMFTPGNAPVVWRGPMLHRALQQFLADVYWGDLDVLLLDLPPGTGDIAISVAQLMPNAEILVVTTPQQAAAEVAERAGSIAVQTHQKIVGVVENMAGMPCPHCDEIVEVFGTGGGDRVAEGLSRTTGTTVPVLGRIPIDVRLREGGDDGRPVTLSHPDSPAGAALRTIAGKLGGRARGLAGMSLGITPRNKF; this is encoded by the coding sequence ATGGCTACGACCACTCCCCCTGCCGGCACCAAGCCGACCGACGAAGCCGTGCGCGCCGCGCTGGCGACCGTGGACGACCCGGAGATCCACCGACCGATCACCGACCTCGGCATGGTCAAGTCCGTCGACATCGCCGAGGACGGCGCGGTCGCGGTCGCGGTCTACCTGACCGTGGCCGGCTGCCCGATGCGCGACGAGATCACCGGCCGGGTGTCCACCGCGGTGGGCCGGGTGCCGGGCGTCAGCTCGGTGCGCGTCACGCTGGACGTGATGAGCGACGAGCAGCGGCGTGAGCTGGCGTCGTCGCTGCGCGGCGGCCAGGCCGAGCGGGAGATCCCGTTCGCCAAGCCCGGCTCGCTGACCCGGGTCTACGCGGTCGCCTCCGGCAAGGGCGGCGTCGGCAAGTCCTCGGTGACGGTCAACCTGGCGGCGGCGATGGCCGCGGACGGCCTGAAGGTCGGCGTCGTCGACGCGGACATCTACGGCCACAGCGTGCCGCGCATGCTGGGCGCGGACGGCCGTCCCACCCAGGTCGAGAACATGATCATGCCGCCGTCGGCGAACGGCGTGAAGGTCATCTCGATCGGCATGTTCACCCCCGGCAACGCGCCGGTGGTCTGGCGCGGCCCGATGCTGCACCGCGCGCTGCAGCAGTTCCTGGCCGACGTCTACTGGGGCGACCTGGACGTGCTGCTGCTGGACCTGCCGCCCGGCACCGGCGACATCGCAATCTCGGTGGCCCAGCTGATGCCGAACGCGGAGATCCTGGTGGTGACCACCCCGCAGCAGGCCGCGGCCGAGGTGGCCGAGCGGGCCGGCTCGATCGCGGTGCAGACGCACCAGAAGATCGTCGGCGTGGTGGAGAACATGGCGGGCATGCCGTGTCCGCACTGCGACGAGATCGTGGAGGTCTTCGGCACGGGGGGCGGCGACCGGGTCGCCGAGGGCCTGTCCCGCACCACGGGCACGACCGTGCCGGTGCTCGGCCGCATCCCGATCGACGTGCGGCTGCGCGAGGGCGGCGACGACGGCCGCCCGGTGACGCTCTCGCACCCCGACTCCCCCGCGGGCGCCGCGCTGCGCACCATCGCCGGCAAGCTCGGAGGCCGCGCCCGCGGCCTGGCGGGCATGTCCCTGGGGATCACCCCCCGCAACAAGTTCTGA
- a CDS encoding DUF1003 domain-containing protein, giving the protein MTAEERDRERGRHHPAGATATGRSRTRLDQPRAPRRSLLPSYDPEAFGKFSERIARFLGTGRFIAWMTVVILVWVAWNVFAPRHLRFDQYPFIFLTLMLSLQASYAAPLILLAQNRQDDRDRVNLEQDRKQNERSIADTEYLTREVAALRVNLGEVATRDWIRSELQDLVKEIEERQNHGLPAPHPRAPAGRPRPAGDESDGRGR; this is encoded by the coding sequence ATGACCGCTGAGGAGCGGGACCGCGAGCGCGGCCGGCACCACCCGGCGGGCGCGACCGCCACCGGACGGTCCAGGACCCGGCTGGACCAGCCGCGCGCGCCGCGGCGCAGCCTGCTGCCGTCGTACGACCCGGAGGCGTTCGGCAAGTTCTCCGAGCGGATCGCGCGCTTTTTGGGCACCGGCCGGTTCATCGCGTGGATGACGGTGGTCATCCTGGTGTGGGTGGCGTGGAACGTCTTCGCGCCGCGGCACCTGCGCTTCGACCAGTACCCGTTCATCTTCCTGACCCTGATGCTGTCGCTGCAGGCGTCCTACGCGGCCCCGCTGATCCTGCTGGCGCAGAACCGGCAGGACGACCGGGACCGGGTCAACCTGGAGCAGGACCGCAAGCAGAACGAACGCAGCATCGCCGACACCGAGTACCTGACCCGGGAGGTCGCCGCGCTGCGGGTGAACCTCGGCGAGGTGGCCACCCGCGACTGGATCCGCTCCGAACTCCAGGACCTGGTCAAGGAGATCGAGGAGCGGCAGAACCACGGCCTGCCGGCGCCCCACCCGCGCGCGCCCGCGGGCCGGCCGCGCCCCGCGGGTGACGAAAGCGACGGCCGGGGTCGCTGA
- a CDS encoding magnesium transporter MgtE N-terminal domain-containing protein, with the protein MVAGAPRVFVSHLAGVAVFDPTGDQVGRVRDVVVMLRVGGRPPRVLGLVVEVVSRRRIFLPMTRVTGVESGQVITTGVVNMRRFEQRKTETLVLGELLDRRVRLVAEDSGEGPRGAEGSGEEVTVLDVSMVQLPARRDWEIDKVFVRRGKKGALRRRGGTLTVDWSAVSGFWLTEEGQGAENLVATFEQLRPADLANVMHHLSPKRRGEVAAALDDDRLADVLEELPDDDQVEILGKLQEERAADVLEAMDPDDAADLLAELPVADQERLLTLMRPQDAAGVRRLLSYEERTAGGLMTTEPIVLRPDATVADALARIRNPDLSPALAAQVYVCLPPDETPTGKYLGLVHFQRLLRDPPFTLVGSIVDTDLQPLPPDTALPSVTSFLATYNMVSAPVVDDSGSLLGAVTVDDVLDHLLPEDWRETDLHGAVGAHAAGGPDGDRADGGPREGPDGAEDAEDADDEGRGPVEEAADDR; encoded by the coding sequence ATGGTGGCTGGCGCACCGCGGGTCTTCGTGTCGCACCTGGCCGGCGTGGCGGTGTTCGACCCGACCGGCGACCAGGTGGGCCGGGTCCGTGACGTCGTGGTGATGCTGCGGGTCGGCGGGCGCCCGCCGCGGGTGCTCGGGCTGGTCGTGGAGGTGGTCAGCCGGCGCCGGATCTTCCTGCCGATGACCCGGGTGACCGGCGTGGAGTCGGGGCAGGTGATCACCACCGGGGTGGTGAACATGCGGCGCTTCGAGCAGCGCAAGACCGAGACGCTGGTGCTGGGCGAGCTGCTGGACCGCCGGGTGCGGCTGGTCGCGGAGGACTCCGGGGAGGGGCCGCGCGGCGCCGAGGGCAGCGGCGAGGAGGTCACCGTCCTGGACGTGTCGATGGTGCAGCTGCCGGCCCGCCGGGACTGGGAGATCGACAAGGTCTTCGTGCGGCGCGGCAAGAAGGGCGCGCTGCGACGGCGCGGCGGCACCCTGACGGTGGACTGGTCGGCGGTCAGCGGGTTCTGGCTGACCGAGGAGGGCCAGGGCGCGGAGAACCTGGTGGCCACGTTCGAGCAGCTGCGCCCGGCGGACCTGGCGAACGTCATGCACCACCTGTCGCCCAAGCGGCGCGGCGAGGTCGCGGCGGCGCTGGACGACGACCGGCTGGCGGACGTGCTGGAGGAGCTGCCGGACGACGACCAGGTGGAGATCCTCGGCAAGCTCCAGGAGGAGCGCGCCGCCGACGTGCTGGAGGCGATGGACCCCGACGACGCCGCCGACCTGCTGGCCGAGCTGCCGGTCGCCGACCAGGAGCGGCTGCTGACGCTGATGCGGCCGCAGGACGCGGCCGGCGTGCGGCGGCTGCTGTCGTACGAGGAGCGGACCGCCGGCGGCCTGATGACCACCGAGCCGATCGTGCTGCGCCCGGACGCCACGGTGGCCGACGCGCTGGCCCGCATCCGCAACCCCGACCTGTCGCCGGCGCTGGCCGCGCAGGTCTACGTGTGCCTGCCGCCGGACGAGACGCCGACGGGCAAGTACCTCGGCCTGGTGCACTTCCAGCGGCTGCTGCGCGATCCGCCGTTCACGCTGGTCGGCTCGATCGTCGACACCGACCTGCAGCCGCTGCCGCCGGACACCGCGCTGCCGTCGGTGACCAGCTTCCTGGCCACGTACAACATGGTGTCCGCGCCCGTGGTGGACGACAGCGGCTCGCTGCTCGGCGCGGTCACCGTGGACGACGTGCTGGACCACCTGCTGCCCGAGGACTGGCGGGAGACCGACCTGCACGGCGCGGTGGGCGCGCACGCGGCGGGCGGCCCGGACGGGGACCGGGCGGACGGCGGCCCGCGGGAGGGCCCGGACGGCGCCGAGGACGCTGAAGACGCCGACGACGAGGGCCGCGGTCCGGTGGAGGAGGCCGCCGATGACCGCTGA
- a CDS encoding DMT family transporter: protein MTVPASHAAPPAATAPPPTPTPAAPQAPRTLDLTLLTLAVAGVSLSAPLIAATTAPALAIAFWRNAIAVGVLSPVALWRHRTELRTMGRRATLLSLAAGLLLALHFGLWLPSLDMTSVATSTALVTTTPIWTTLILRLRGHRPPGMVWAGTGLAVAGVLILTGIDLSTDGRALEGDALALAAGAAAAVYMLLGSEVRRTASTTAYTYVCYSTTAVALLGACLVSGSALGGYDGRTWLKIAALTVAAQLLGHSLLNRVVRGLGPSTTSTAILLETPGAALVAALWLGQTPPAAAYPALGVILAGLALVILADRRRTPAVEPAA, encoded by the coding sequence GTGACCGTCCCCGCCTCGCACGCCGCGCCCCCCGCCGCGACCGCCCCGCCCCCCACCCCCACCCCCGCAGCGCCGCAGGCACCCCGCACGCTCGACCTCACCCTCCTCACCCTCGCCGTCGCCGGCGTCTCCCTCTCCGCCCCCCTGATCGCCGCCACCACCGCCCCCGCCCTGGCCATCGCCTTCTGGCGCAACGCCATCGCCGTCGGCGTCCTGAGCCCCGTCGCCCTGTGGCGCCACCGCACCGAACTGCGCACGATGGGCCGCCGCGCCACCCTGCTCTCGCTCGCCGCCGGCCTCCTCCTCGCCCTGCACTTCGGCCTCTGGCTGCCCAGCCTGGACATGACCTCCGTCGCGACGTCCACCGCGCTGGTCACCACCACGCCGATCTGGACCACGCTGATCCTGCGGCTGCGCGGCCACCGGCCGCCCGGCATGGTGTGGGCGGGCACCGGCCTCGCCGTGGCCGGCGTGCTGATCCTGACCGGGATCGACCTGTCGACGGACGGCCGCGCCCTGGAGGGCGACGCGCTGGCGCTGGCCGCGGGCGCGGCGGCCGCGGTGTACATGCTGCTGGGCTCGGAGGTGCGGCGGACCGCGAGCACCACCGCGTACACCTACGTCTGCTACTCGACCACCGCGGTCGCGCTGCTCGGCGCCTGCCTGGTGTCGGGCTCGGCGCTGGGCGGCTACGACGGCCGCACCTGGCTGAAGATCGCCGCGCTGACCGTGGCCGCGCAGCTGCTGGGGCACTCGCTGCTCAACCGGGTGGTGCGGGGCCTGGGCCCGTCGACCACGTCGACCGCGATCCTGCTGGAGACGCCGGGCGCGGCGCTGGTGGCCGCGCTGTGGCTGGGCCAGACGCCGCCGGCCGCCGCCTACCCCGCGCTCGGCGTGATCCTCGCGGGCCTGGCCCTGGTCATCCTCGCCGACCGCAGGAGGACCCCCGCCGTGGAGCCCGCGGCCTGA
- a CDS encoding magnesium and cobalt transport protein CorA — translation MSMIRDLRAVVRPALRKSTASYDYGPAQDIAASSAVVDCAVYRDGVRCDSSGLREALRTVRRGRPAESCDGSDGFVWIGLHEPTEQEFAGIAEEFGLHPLAVEDAVHAHQRPKLERYDDSLFTVFKTIRYVEHAELTSTSEVVESGEVMVFTGRYFVITVRHGGHGSLRALRHRLEGDPELLAKGPSAVLHAIADQVVDDYLAVTEAVQDDIDDVEIDVFSAGNSGGPGKASRGGDAGRIYQLKREVLEFKRAVSPLLRPMQVLGERPMRLIDPEIQKYFRDVADHVARVHEQVTGFDDLLNSILQANLAQATVVQNEDMRKITAWAAILAVPTMITGVYGMNFDHMPELRWKYGYPVVLCAILAICYAIHRGFRRNGWL, via the coding sequence ATGTCGATGATCCGTGATCTGCGCGCAGTCGTCCGCCCGGCGCTGCGCAAGTCCACCGCTTCGTACGACTACGGCCCGGCCCAGGACATCGCCGCATCCAGTGCCGTGGTGGACTGCGCGGTGTACCGCGACGGGGTCCGCTGCGACAGCTCGGGGCTGCGCGAGGCGCTGCGGACGGTACGCCGCGGGCGGCCGGCCGAGAGCTGCGACGGCAGCGACGGCTTCGTGTGGATCGGTCTGCACGAGCCCACCGAGCAGGAGTTCGCGGGCATCGCCGAGGAGTTCGGCCTGCACCCGCTGGCCGTCGAGGACGCGGTGCACGCCCACCAGCGGCCGAAGCTGGAGCGCTACGACGACTCGCTGTTCACCGTCTTCAAGACGATCCGCTACGTCGAGCACGCCGAACTCACCTCCACCAGCGAGGTGGTGGAGAGCGGCGAGGTGATGGTCTTCACCGGCCGGTACTTCGTCATCACCGTCCGGCACGGCGGCCACGGCTCGCTGCGGGCGCTGCGGCACCGGCTGGAGGGCGACCCGGAGCTGCTGGCCAAGGGCCCCTCCGCGGTGCTCCACGCGATCGCCGACCAGGTGGTGGATGACTACCTCGCGGTCACCGAGGCGGTCCAGGACGACATCGACGACGTCGAGATCGACGTCTTCTCCGCGGGCAACAGCGGCGGACCCGGCAAGGCGTCCCGCGGCGGCGACGCGGGGCGGATCTACCAACTCAAGCGCGAGGTCCTGGAGTTCAAGCGGGCGGTGTCGCCGCTGCTGCGGCCGATGCAGGTGCTCGGCGAGCGGCCGATGCGGCTGATCGACCCGGAGATCCAGAAGTACTTCCGCGACGTCGCCGACCACGTGGCCCGCGTGCACGAGCAGGTCACCGGCTTCGACGACCTGCTCAACTCGATTCTCCAGGCCAACCTCGCGCAGGCGACGGTCGTCCAGAACGAGGACATGCGCAAGATCACCGCGTGGGCGGCGATCCTGGCGGTGCCGACGATGATCACCGGCGTCTACGGCATGAACTTCGACCACATGCCGGAGCTGCGCTGGAAGTACGGCTATCCGGTGGTGCTCTGCGCGATCCTCGCGATCTGCTACGCGATCCACCGGGGATTCCGGCGCAACGGGTGGTTGTAG
- a CDS encoding suppressor of fused domain protein, whose translation MIRSADLPALVEERLCSVFGPPDARAAVTFVGADRIEVLRFADGDLLRYATLGMSAQPMADPLATAVDPVRGPRAELLLSVRAGAVDTAGVLRPLAVLAASPQVEGVVVAPGNSLDVGEPLWPGAPFSAVLVGEGGGLVDDLVLAEPMDPVRFLPLLPMTANEAAWKRVRGAAALQERWLAAGTDLRDPLRGSVALD comes from the coding sequence ATGATCCGATCGGCCGATCTGCCCGCCCTGGTCGAGGAGCGGCTGTGCTCCGTCTTCGGCCCGCCCGACGCCCGCGCCGCGGTCACCTTCGTCGGCGCCGACCGCATCGAGGTGCTCCGCTTCGCCGACGGCGACCTGCTGCGCTACGCCACGCTGGGCATGTCCGCCCAGCCCATGGCCGACCCGCTGGCCACCGCCGTCGACCCGGTCCGCGGTCCGCGCGCCGAACTGCTGCTGAGCGTACGGGCCGGGGCCGTCGACACCGCGGGCGTGCTCAGACCGCTGGCCGTGCTGGCCGCGTCGCCGCAGGTGGAGGGTGTCGTGGTGGCGCCCGGCAACTCCCTGGACGTCGGCGAGCCGCTGTGGCCGGGCGCGCCGTTCTCCGCGGTGCTCGTCGGCGAGGGCGGCGGGCTGGTCGACGACCTGGTCCTGGCGGAGCCCATGGACCCGGTCCGCTTCCTGCCGCTGCTGCCGATGACCGCGAACGAGGCCGCGTGGAAGCGGGTGCGGGGTGCGGCGGCCCTCCAGGAGCGCTGGCTCGCCGCGGGCACGGACCTGCGCGATCCGCTGCGGGGGTCCGTGGCGCTGGACTAG